In Rhodothermus profundi, the following are encoded in one genomic region:
- a CDS encoding glycoside hydrolase family 13 protein, with translation MNAPLHAMYQRVLLILLLAGCAAERSTGPHVPDWAADAVWYQIFPERFWNGDPTNDPTRASLEYPPALPEAPPSWRLSRWTADWYARDDWEREMGDDFYESYAVFHRRYGGDLQGVIDRLDYLQELGITAIYFNPVFYARSLHKYDGNTFHHIDPYFGPDPEGDLALMAQETEDPNTWHWTAADRLFLQLIQEAHARGMRIIIDGVFNHTGRDFFAFADLRRRQQDSPYKDWYIVYSFDDPATPDTNEFDYEGWWGVKTLPVFADNEDGTDLHPGPKRYIFHATARWMDPDGDGDPSDGIDGWRLDVTNEVPVGFWADWNAYVRELNPNAYTVTELWQDASEMIVQGGFSATMNYFAFAFPVKAFLIDFGLDASAFARLLDERRNRYPEAVQYALQNLIDSHDTDRLASMIVNRNPADVHQDQFGYDRDVSPRHNPSYDVHAPDATGRAIQRLVALFQMTYVGAPMIYYGTEAGMWGADDPDDRKPMVWPELTYADEASDPLGRPRRPDPVRFDSSLFRFYQQIIALRRQSAALRRGTFSVLTADGGLFVFRRTLGDEQVLVALNREETARKLALPLAEATRFQVRLATVAEGYAVTSAADTLHLTLPSLSGLVLVRE, from the coding sequence ATGAATGCGCCGTTACATGCCATGTATCAACGCGTTCTGTTGATCTTACTGCTGGCCGGATGTGCGGCCGAGCGCTCAACCGGCCCGCACGTGCCGGACTGGGCAGCCGATGCCGTCTGGTATCAGATTTTTCCTGAGCGATTCTGGAACGGCGACCCCACAAACGATCCCACGCGGGCTTCGCTCGAATATCCACCTGCTCTGCCCGAAGCACCGCCCTCATGGCGGTTGTCGCGCTGGACTGCCGACTGGTACGCGCGCGACGACTGGGAACGGGAGATGGGAGACGACTTCTACGAGAGCTATGCGGTCTTTCACCGACGCTATGGGGGTGATCTGCAGGGCGTAATTGACCGACTCGACTATCTGCAAGAGCTCGGCATTACGGCTATTTACTTCAACCCCGTCTTTTATGCACGCTCGCTGCACAAGTACGACGGGAACACCTTCCACCACATCGACCCGTATTTTGGACCGGATCCGGAGGGCGATCTGGCCCTTATGGCCCAGGAGACCGAGGACCCGAACACCTGGCACTGGACTGCCGCTGATCGGCTGTTTTTGCAACTGATCCAGGAAGCGCACGCTCGGGGCATGCGCATCATCATTGATGGCGTTTTCAACCATACCGGCCGTGACTTTTTTGCCTTTGCCGACCTGCGCCGCCGCCAGCAGGACTCGCCCTACAAGGACTGGTATATCGTCTACAGCTTCGACGATCCAGCGACCCCCGATACCAACGAATTCGACTATGAAGGCTGGTGGGGGGTCAAGACCCTGCCGGTTTTTGCAGACAATGAAGACGGCACCGACCTGCATCCTGGACCCAAGCGCTATATCTTCCACGCTACAGCTCGCTGGATGGACCCCGACGGCGATGGAGACCCGTCTGACGGCATTGATGGCTGGCGGCTGGACGTGACGAACGAGGTACCTGTAGGCTTCTGGGCAGACTGGAACGCCTATGTGCGGGAGCTGAACCCGAACGCCTATACGGTTACCGAACTCTGGCAGGATGCCAGTGAAATGATTGTGCAGGGCGGTTTTTCGGCAACAATGAACTACTTTGCCTTTGCCTTTCCGGTTAAAGCATTTCTGATCGACTTTGGACTGGACGCTTCTGCCTTTGCCCGGCTGCTTGACGAGCGGCGCAACCGGTATCCAGAAGCTGTGCAATATGCCCTGCAGAACCTGATTGACTCACACGACACCGACCGGCTGGCCTCCATGATCGTCAACCGGAACCCGGCCGACGTCCACCAGGATCAGTTTGGCTACGACCGGGACGTCTCGCCGCGTCACAACCCGAGCTACGATGTGCATGCGCCTGATGCTACCGGACGGGCTATCCAGCGGCTAGTGGCGCTTTTCCAGATGACCTACGTGGGCGCACCCATGATCTACTATGGCACGGAAGCCGGAATGTGGGGAGCGGATGACCCAGACGACCGAAAGCCCATGGTCTGGCCCGAGCTGACCTATGCCGACGAAGCCTCTGACCCACTGGGACGACCTCGCCGGCCGGACCCGGTACGGTTCGATAGTTCTCTGTTTCGCTTCTATCAGCAGATCATTGCGCTGCGCAGGCAATCGGCTGCCTTGCGCCGGGGCACGTTTTCGGTGTTGACGGCCGATGGCGGCCTGTTTGTGTTCCGCCGAACGCTCGGCGACGAACAGGTGCTGGTGGCGCTCAATCGTGAGGAAACGGCACGGAAGCTCGCGCTGCCGCTGGCTGAAGCAACGCGCTTCCAGGTTCGCCTGGCGACGGTAGCTGAAGGATATGCGGTGACGTCTGCTGCTGACACGCTCCATCTAACGCTTCCATCGCTGAGTGGCCTGGTGCTGGTGCGAGAGTGA